The following are encoded together in the Xanthobacter autotrophicus Py2 genome:
- a CDS encoding Double-strand break repair helicase AddA (TIGRFAM: Double-strand break repair helicase AddA~PFAM: UvrD/REP helicase~KEGG: bbt:BBta_0090 putative helicase-exonuclease type V protein family, AddA subunit), with the protein MSADLTPEATPDAARDPKSEATRRQSEASHPAFSAWVSANAGSGKTHVLARRVIRLLLAGTPPGRILCLTYTKAAAANMANRVLAILGRWVRLPDAELDDAIRDTVGSPPDAALRARARRLFAAALETPGGLKIQTIHAFCGALLHRFPFEADVAAGFGELDEVGRQELMARIRADLVVAASRTPNALLGEALARLTEDMSDSGLSGLLEAAVALRARILPLGDTPRARRAAVARALDLPADASVADLEVQMLASPHLPHSEWASAAAELAASDKATDRTRGDDLLAAAEAGDTASGLAAWRRVFFGSEGPRSDRNLFTKGFADRAPGLAARLRDERDRLAVLADQLLGARTLERTEAALTLAAEAVRRYEAEKAARGLLDFDDLIVKAAQLLSDQPTFVQYKLDQGIDHILVDEAQDTSPQQWRVVQGLADDFFSGAGAREDVTRTLFVVGDEKQSIFSFQGADPRAFGEMRSTFARKAGPQALRRVELPHSFRSAPGVLEAVDQIFSRPEAHDGLTLDAVAPVHAAIRADAPALVEIWPTTTPEPATQPDNWRRPLDEAPVDDPVSRLAQRIAGFIQAGIAKGLAIPSRQGRPMRAGDVLVLVRRRGRVFEAVIRALKELKDAQVEVAGADRLVVAEHIAALDLMALGDTLVSPDDDLALAALLKSPLFGLTDDDLLALCTGRSGRLVDALKAAPDPRHAAAWARLAAWRGEAALLRPFDFYARVLGRDGGRRAMLARLGPEAADVLDEFMVLARAYESTEPASLAGFLAYLRRGGAETKRDMESGRNEVRVMTVHGAKGLEAPIVILADTVDMPKARTAGGLVSVAGPEGEVPVLAPRKAEDPERLAAARATAAARELEEHRRLLYVALTRAEDAVIVCGAETRSPAKDKAHARPEGCWYELVRAALAPEADEQNALGFEGQVLRWNKGPGLAVAGPAAAPSAAGAEPALPIFANPPPPEAAPRLLRPSKTEAAGPSPLRTPGPETALSPLVRGDLVHRLLAGLPDLPAQERAAAGLRLLRHAADKVADEIHQEVLEEALGVLGHAPLADLFGAGSRAEVPVIGRLKAQEGADFHVSGRIDRLAVTPDLLIVADFKTDRIPPQRPEDVAEAYVAQLAVYGALLSQVFAGRAFEARLVYTTGPRVFRLESARLQAALARLGLTSP; encoded by the coding sequence ATGAGCGCCGACCTTACCCCCGAAGCCACCCCCGATGCCGCCCGCGATCCCAAGTCAGAGGCGACGCGCCGCCAGTCGGAGGCCTCCCATCCCGCCTTCTCGGCCTGGGTGTCCGCCAATGCCGGCTCGGGCAAGACCCATGTGCTGGCGCGCCGCGTCATCCGCCTGCTGCTCGCCGGCACGCCGCCGGGGCGTATCCTGTGCCTCACCTATACCAAGGCGGCGGCGGCCAACATGGCCAACCGCGTGCTGGCCATCCTTGGCCGCTGGGTGCGCCTGCCCGATGCGGAGCTGGACGACGCCATCCGCGACACGGTGGGCTCGCCCCCCGACGCCGCCCTGCGCGCCCGCGCCCGCCGGCTGTTCGCCGCCGCGTTGGAGACGCCGGGCGGGCTGAAGATCCAGACCATCCACGCCTTCTGCGGCGCCCTGCTGCATCGCTTTCCGTTCGAGGCGGACGTGGCCGCCGGCTTCGGCGAGCTGGACGAGGTGGGCCGGCAGGAATTGATGGCCCGCATCCGCGCCGACCTCGTGGTGGCGGCCAGCCGCACGCCCAACGCGCTCCTTGGCGAGGCGTTGGCGCGGCTGACCGAAGATATGTCCGACAGCGGCCTCTCGGGCCTGCTGGAGGCCGCCGTCGCCCTGCGCGCCCGCATCCTGCCGCTGGGCGACACGCCGCGCGCGCGGCGGGCGGCGGTGGCGCGGGCGCTGGATCTGCCAGCAGATGCGAGCGTGGCGGATCTGGAAGTGCAGATGCTGGCTAGCCCCCATCTGCCTCATTCCGAATGGGCGAGCGCGGCGGCGGAACTGGCCGCTTCCGACAAGGCCACCGACCGCACCCGAGGCGACGATCTTCTGGCCGCCGCCGAGGCGGGGGACACGGCGTCCGGCCTTGCCGCCTGGCGGCGGGTGTTCTTCGGCTCGGAGGGACCGCGCTCGGACCGCAACCTCTTCACCAAGGGCTTCGCTGACCGTGCCCCCGGCCTTGCCGCGCGGCTGCGGGACGAGCGGGACCGCCTCGCGGTGCTTGCCGACCAGCTGCTGGGTGCCCGCACCCTGGAGCGGACCGAGGCAGCGCTGACCCTCGCGGCCGAAGCCGTCCGCCGCTACGAGGCGGAGAAGGCGGCGCGCGGGCTGCTGGATTTCGACGACCTCATCGTCAAGGCCGCCCAGCTTCTGTCGGACCAGCCCACCTTCGTGCAATACAAGCTGGACCAGGGCATCGACCACATCCTGGTGGACGAGGCCCAGGATACGAGCCCGCAGCAGTGGCGGGTGGTGCAGGGCCTCGCCGACGATTTCTTCTCCGGCGCCGGCGCGCGGGAGGACGTGACCCGCACCCTGTTCGTGGTGGGCGACGAGAAGCAGTCCATCTTCTCCTTCCAGGGCGCCGATCCGCGCGCCTTCGGCGAGATGCGCTCGACCTTCGCACGCAAGGCGGGGCCACAGGCCCTGCGGCGGGTGGAGCTGCCCCATTCCTTCCGCTCCGCCCCCGGCGTGCTGGAGGCGGTGGACCAGATCTTCTCCCGCCCCGAGGCCCATGATGGCCTCACGCTGGACGCCGTGGCCCCCGTGCACGCCGCCATCCGCGCCGATGCTCCGGCCCTGGTGGAGATCTGGCCCACCACCACGCCCGAGCCCGCAACCCAGCCCGACAATTGGCGCCGCCCGCTGGACGAGGCGCCGGTGGACGACCCGGTGAGCCGGCTCGCCCAGCGCATCGCCGGCTTCATCCAGGCGGGCATCGCCAAGGGCCTCGCCATCCCCTCCCGGCAGGGGCGGCCCATGCGGGCGGGCGACGTGCTGGTGCTGGTGCGCCGGCGCGGGCGGGTGTTCGAGGCCGTCATCCGCGCCTTGAAGGAATTGAAGGACGCTCAGGTGGAAGTGGCGGGCGCCGACCGCCTGGTGGTGGCCGAGCATATCGCCGCCCTCGACCTGATGGCGCTGGGCGATACGCTGGTCTCCCCCGACGACGACCTGGCGCTGGCGGCCCTGCTGAAGAGCCCTCTGTTCGGCCTCACCGACGACGATCTCCTGGCCCTGTGCACCGGCCGGAGCGGGCGGCTGGTGGACGCGCTCAAGGCGGCGCCGGATCCGCGCCATGCTGCAGCCTGGGCGCGGCTCGCCGCATGGCGCGGGGAGGCGGCCTTGCTGCGGCCGTTCGATTTCTACGCCCGCGTGCTGGGGCGCGACGGCGGCCGGCGCGCCATGCTGGCCCGGCTCGGTCCCGAGGCTGCGGACGTGCTGGACGAATTCATGGTGCTGGCCCGCGCCTACGAATCCACAGAGCCGGCGAGCCTTGCCGGCTTCCTCGCCTATCTGCGCCGGGGCGGTGCCGAGACCAAGCGCGACATGGAGAGCGGCCGCAACGAGGTGCGGGTGATGACCGTGCACGGCGCCAAGGGCCTTGAAGCGCCTATCGTCATCCTCGCCGACACGGTGGACATGCCGAAGGCCCGCACCGCCGGCGGTCTTGTGAGCGTGGCGGGGCCGGAGGGGGAGGTGCCGGTGCTGGCCCCGCGCAAGGCGGAGGACCCGGAGCGCCTCGCCGCCGCCCGCGCCACGGCCGCCGCCCGCGAGCTGGAGGAGCACCGGCGCCTGCTCTATGTGGCCCTCACCCGGGCCGAGGATGCGGTGATCGTCTGCGGCGCGGAGACCCGATCGCCGGCCAAGGACAAGGCCCATGCTCGTCCAGAGGGCTGCTGGTACGAGCTGGTGCGCGCCGCCCTCGCGCCGGAGGCGGACGAGCAGAATGCCCTCGGCTTTGAGGGCCAGGTGCTGCGCTGGAACAAGGGGCCGGGCCTCGCCGTGGCCGGGCCGGCGGCGGCCCCTTCCGCGGCTGGGGCAGAGCCGGCGCTGCCGATTTTCGCCAATCCACCGCCCCCGGAAGCCGCGCCGCGCCTGCTGCGGCCTTCCAAGACCGAGGCGGCCGGTCCCTCGCCCTTGCGCACGCCGGGACCGGAGACGGCGCTGTCGCCCCTGGTACGGGGCGATCTGGTCCATCGCCTGCTCGCCGGCCTGCCCGACCTGCCGGCACAAGAGCGCGCGGCGGCGGGCCTGCGCCTTCTGCGGCACGCGGCGGACAAGGTGGCGGACGAGATTCATCAGGAGGTGCTGGAGGAAGCGCTGGGCGTCCTCGGCCATGCGCCGCTCGCGGACCTGTTCGGCGCCGGAAGCCGGGCGGAAGTTCCGGTCATCGGCCGGCTGAAGGCGCAGGAGGGCGCGGATTTCCACGTTTCCGGACGAATTGACCGGCTGGCGGTGACGCCCGACCTGCTGATCGTCGCCGACTTCAAGACCGACCGCATCCCACCCCAGCGGCCGGAAGACGTGGCCGAGGCTTATGTGGCGCAGCTTGCCGTCTATGGCGCTCTTCTGTCGCAGGTGTTCGCCGGGCGGGCCTTCGAGGCGCGGCTGGTCTATACGACGGGTCCTCGCGTTTTCCGGCTCGAATCCGCCCGTTTGCAGGCGGCGCTGGCCCGGCTCGGTCTCACCTCGCCGTGA
- a CDS encoding thioredoxin (TIGRFAM: thioredoxin~PFAM: Thioredoxin domain~KEGG: rpd:RPD_0201 thioredoxin), which translates to MSVEKVSDQNFEQDVLQSSAPVIVDFWAEWCGPCRMVAPILEEVSGEMGEKIRIVKLNVDENPATASKYGIMSIPTLLLFKDGKIASRQVGAAPKAKLVQWINGAI; encoded by the coding sequence ATGTCGGTCGAGAAGGTTTCGGATCAGAATTTTGAGCAGGACGTGCTTCAGTCCAGCGCGCCGGTCATCGTGGACTTCTGGGCCGAGTGGTGCGGCCCCTGCCGCATGGTCGCCCCCATCCTCGAGGAAGTCTCTGGCGAGATGGGCGAGAAGATCCGTATCGTGAAGCTGAACGTGGACGAGAATCCTGCCACCGCTTCCAAGTACGGCATCATGTCCATCCCCACCCTGCTGCTGTTCAAGGACGGCAAGATCGCCTCCCGCCAGGTCGGCGCCGCCCCCAAGGCGAAGCTGGTGCAGTGGATCAACGGCGCCATCTGA
- a CDS encoding methionyl-tRNA formyltransferase (TIGRFAM: methionyl-tRNA formyltransferase~PFAM: formyl transferase domain protein~KEGG: bbt:BBta_7336 methionyl-tRNA formyltransferase): protein MRIVFMGTPDFAVPTLSEIVGRGHEVVAVYTRAPAPAGRRGLDLTPSPVHQVAERFGLKVLTPKSLRTPEAAAEFAAHDADVAVVVAYGLILPLAILEAPRLGCLNLHGSLLPRWRGAAPIQRAIMAGDQATGVCVMQMEQGLDTGPVGLVERIPIGPDMTAGDLHDRMMVLGADLMARALAALERGGLAFTAQPEAGVAYAAKIEKAETRIDWSQPAQVVHDRIRGLSPFPGAWFPLGPDETRVKVLRSTLAEGAGPPGDVLDDRLTIACGSGAVRLVELQKAGKQPAGASSFLNGNAVPPGTRLT from the coding sequence ATGCGCATCGTCTTCATGGGAACGCCGGATTTCGCCGTGCCGACCCTTTCCGAGATTGTCGGACGTGGGCACGAGGTGGTGGCCGTCTATACCCGCGCGCCGGCTCCGGCCGGGCGGCGCGGGCTCGATCTCACCCCCTCCCCGGTGCATCAGGTGGCCGAGCGCTTCGGCCTCAAGGTTCTCACTCCGAAAAGCCTGCGCACCCCGGAAGCGGCGGCCGAATTTGCCGCCCATGACGCCGACGTGGCGGTGGTGGTGGCCTATGGCCTCATCCTGCCGCTGGCGATCCTTGAGGCGCCGCGCCTCGGCTGCCTCAACCTGCACGGTTCGCTTCTGCCCCGCTGGCGCGGCGCCGCGCCCATCCAGCGCGCCATCATGGCCGGGGATCAGGCGACGGGCGTCTGTGTGATGCAGATGGAGCAGGGCCTCGACACCGGCCCCGTCGGTCTCGTGGAGCGCATCCCCATCGGCCCGGACATGACGGCGGGCGACCTGCATGATCGCATGATGGTGCTGGGCGCCGACCTGATGGCCCGCGCACTGGCGGCGCTGGAGCGCGGCGGCCTCGCCTTCACCGCCCAGCCGGAGGCGGGCGTCGCCTATGCCGCCAAGATCGAGAAGGCGGAAACCCGCATCGACTGGTCGCAGCCGGCGCAGGTGGTGCACGATCGCATCCGCGGCCTCTCCCCCTTCCCCGGTGCCTGGTTTCCGCTGGGGCCGGACGAGACGCGGGTGAAGGTGCTGCGCTCGACCCTCGCGGAGGGCGCGGGTCCCCCCGGCGACGTGCTGGACGACCGCCTCACCATCGCCTGCGGCTCCGGCGCGGTGCGGCTGGTGGAATTGCAGAAGGCCGGCAAGCAGCCGGCGGGTGCGTCGAGCTTTCTCAACGGGAATGCCGTGCCGCCCGGCACCCGGCTCACCTGA
- a CDS encoding peptide deformylase (TIGRFAM: peptide deformylase~PFAM: formylmethionine deformylase~KEGG: ret:RHE_CH00412 peptide deformylase protein), giving the protein MATRPILIIPEPKLRTLSASVEKIDSEVKKLVEDMFDTMYDAPGIGLAAIQVGVQRRVVTIDVAREGEAKKPIALINPEIIAASEETSVYAEGCLSIPEYYEEVERPARVTVRFQDIEGQVREVAADGLFATCVQHEIDHLNGVLFIDHISKLKRDRVIKKFTKLARHKDEV; this is encoded by the coding sequence ATGGCGACGCGACCCATCCTCATCATCCCCGAGCCCAAGCTGCGCACCCTCTCGGCATCGGTCGAGAAAATCGACAGCGAGGTGAAGAAGCTCGTGGAAGACATGTTCGACACCATGTACGACGCGCCGGGCATCGGCCTCGCGGCGATCCAGGTGGGCGTGCAGCGACGCGTCGTCACCATCGATGTCGCGCGCGAGGGCGAGGCGAAGAAGCCCATCGCCCTCATCAATCCCGAAATCATCGCAGCATCCGAGGAGACCTCGGTCTATGCCGAGGGCTGCCTCTCCATCCCCGAATATTACGAGGAGGTGGAACGGCCGGCGCGGGTCACCGTGCGCTTCCAGGACATCGAGGGGCAGGTGCGCGAAGTGGCGGCGGACGGCCTGTTCGCCACCTGCGTGCAGCACGAGATCGATCATCTGAACGGCGTGCTCTTCATCGACCACATCTCGAAGCTGAAGCGCGACCGGGTGATCAAGAAGTTCACCAAGCTGGCGCGGCACAAGGACGAGGTCTGA
- a CDS encoding tRNA pseudouridine synthase A (TIGRFAM: tRNA pseudouridine synthase A~PFAM: tRNA pseudouridine synthase~KEGG: nwi:Nwi_3066 tRNA pseudouridine synthase A), producing MPRYKLTIEYDGTPYAGWQIQADQQTVQGALAQAFKRFCGEDVHVAGAGRTDAGVHATGQVAHVDLSRHWRSDTVRDAMTAQLRPHPIAVLSAEEVPDSFDARFSATKRHYLYRIINRRPDLALDRDRAWRIPQKLDAQAMHEAAQRLLGKHDFSTFRAAECQAASPLKTLDQLDVSRSGDEIRVITSARSFLHHQVRSMVGSLMRVGEGRWSADDLEAALKAADRTRCGPMAPAAGLYLAAVSY from the coding sequence ATGCCGCGCTACAAGCTGACCATCGAATATGATGGCACCCCCTATGCCGGCTGGCAGATCCAGGCCGACCAGCAGACCGTGCAGGGCGCGCTGGCGCAGGCATTCAAGCGTTTCTGCGGCGAGGATGTGCATGTGGCCGGCGCCGGGCGCACTGATGCGGGGGTGCATGCCACCGGGCAGGTGGCCCATGTCGACCTGTCCCGGCACTGGCGCAGCGACACGGTGCGCGACGCCATGACCGCGCAGCTGCGTCCCCACCCCATCGCAGTTCTGAGCGCCGAAGAGGTGCCGGACAGCTTCGACGCCCGCTTCTCCGCCACCAAGCGGCATTATCTCTACCGTATCATCAATCGGCGGCCGGACCTCGCCCTCGACCGGGACCGGGCCTGGCGCATTCCGCAGAAGCTGGACGCCCAGGCCATGCATGAGGCCGCCCAGCGGCTTTTGGGCAAGCACGATTTCTCCACCTTCCGCGCCGCCGAATGCCAGGCCGCCTCGCCGCTCAAGACCCTGGACCAGCTGGACGTTTCCCGCTCCGGCGACGAGATCCGCGTCATCACCTCGGCGCGGTCCTTCCTGCACCATCAGGTGCGCTCCATGGTGGGCTCGCTGATGCGGGTGGGCGAAGGGCGCTGGAGCGCCGACGACCTGGAAGCCGCCCTGAAAGCCGCCGACCGCACCCGCTGCGGCCCCATGGCGCCCGCCGCCGGGCTCTATCTGGCCGCCGTCAGCTATTGA
- a CDS encoding protein of unknown function DUF195 (PFAM: protein of unknown function DUF195~KEGG: bra:BRADO0769 conserved hypothetical protein; putative RmuC family protein), translating into MREALFSLAGYAVTLAEAAALGAGLLALLVFLVGVSLVRQSRARAAAVAEEALRRDEMDRRLRELVRVQSETAGRVQSMTEVLAHRQSELARAVAERLDATSHRIGETLSTSARATHESLTRIAERLVMVEKAERGLTDLSAQVVALKDTLANKQARGAFGQARMEAIVADGLPRGSFAFQHTLSNGKRPDCAIFLPGDPRPLLVDSKFPLESVTAFREAPSADIRKAAGQRLRNDLLKHVYDVAERYFVPGETQDVALIFVPSESVYAEISEHFDGVVQEAYRLRVVLVSPSLLMLAIQVVQAIAKDARMREAADRVRAEVAALVVDVTRLRERAGDLAKHFAQVGDDVGRVIVSADKIARRGLRLEQLDFETPPGPPEGAKVTPLD; encoded by the coding sequence ATGCGGGAGGCCCTATTCAGTCTGGCAGGTTACGCCGTCACTCTGGCCGAGGCTGCAGCCCTGGGCGCGGGACTGCTTGCGCTGCTTGTGTTCCTGGTCGGCGTGTCCCTCGTGCGCCAGTCGCGGGCGCGGGCTGCTGCCGTGGCCGAGGAGGCGCTGCGGCGCGACGAAATGGACCGCCGCCTGCGCGAGCTGGTCCGCGTCCAGTCGGAGACCGCGGGTCGGGTGCAGAGCATGACGGAGGTGCTTGCCCACCGTCAGAGCGAGCTGGCCCGCGCGGTTGCGGAACGGCTCGACGCCACCTCCCACCGCATCGGCGAGACTCTGTCCACCAGCGCCCGTGCCACCCATGAGAGCCTGACCCGCATCGCGGAACGCCTGGTGATGGTGGAAAAGGCGGAGCGCGGCCTCACCGACCTGTCGGCCCAGGTGGTGGCGCTGAAGGACACGCTGGCCAACAAGCAGGCCCGTGGCGCCTTCGGGCAGGCCCGTATGGAGGCCATCGTCGCCGACGGACTGCCGCGCGGCAGCTTCGCCTTCCAGCACACCCTCTCCAACGGCAAGCGACCAGACTGCGCCATCTTCCTGCCCGGCGACCCGCGCCCGCTGCTGGTGGATTCGAAATTCCCGCTGGAATCGGTCACCGCCTTCCGTGAGGCGCCCTCGGCCGACATCCGCAAGGCGGCGGGCCAAAGGCTGCGCAACGACCTCCTGAAGCACGTTTACGACGTTGCGGAGCGCTATTTCGTGCCCGGCGAGACCCAGGACGTGGCGCTCATCTTCGTGCCGTCCGAATCGGTCTATGCGGAGATTTCCGAGCATTTCGACGGCGTGGTCCAGGAGGCCTATCGTCTGCGCGTGGTGCTGGTCTCGCCGTCATTGCTCATGCTGGCGATCCAGGTGGTGCAGGCCATCGCCAAGGATGCTCGCATGCGGGAGGCGGCGGACCGGGTGCGTGCCGAAGTGGCGGCATTGGTGGTGGATGTCACGCGCCTGCGCGAGCGGGCGGGGGACCTCGCCAAGCATTTCGCGCAGGTGGGCGACGACGTGGGCCGCGTCATCGTCTCCGCCGACAAGATCGCCCGTCGCGGCCTCAGGCTGGAGCAGCTCGATTTCGAGACACCGCCCGGCCCGCCGGAGGG